The DNA segment AACAAAGTAGACCGACCATcaggtatttttaaaaaaaaaagtatacctCTTTAATAGAACAGATGCTTGAGATGCAACTCCTGCTTTTTCCCCCCATCCAAAATATCACCCAGATTGAATATTTGACCTATATTTTCCTGAGAAGACATATCTAGAGAGACTTTGGATAAACTAAATCAATAATTGAGAGGCAATTTACCAGAAGAATAACAGGTTAATTGGTTATATAAATTGTGTTTGCTCCTTATCATGATGAGATATTGACATAAAAGTAGGATGATCTTTTATCTATTTAGTCCTTTCATGCATTATAATGTGGTATTTATCTCAGTCCTTTTTTAACTCCCTTGCTTGTTTCCAGCTTGTCAAGTATTGTTTTGGTAATTAAGGTCAGAATCAATTGTAGTGACTACTCCAATATTTACTGATGCAGTATCTGAAGAGAGGTGTGATGAAGTTGAGAGCTTGGTATTTGATCTATTTGCAAATCTGGGCGCTACAGGTACCTATAAAGAGTGAAGTCGAAATTTCTAAACTGCAACTTCACCTGTTGTGGCCATAACTTATTTTCTAATGAGTAGTGTTGTTTGGAAATGGTTTCAAACAGTtctgtttttctattttctattttatattttaaataacaaaattcagTCATCAGTGAGTGCattaaattttctttacaatacctcttattttcttttcatgtgAATTCATAAATGACCCATTTTCAGAAAACAAAGGTGTACAGTGGTTCACTTTTCAACTActgttttgaaaatatatatagaaatctTTCTCCAAAAATTTTTCAAACAGACATTTAATCCTAAAAACTAATTCCACTATAACTTTTATTTAGAGGAGCAGTTGGACTTTCCTGTTCTTTATGCTTCTGCTAAAGAAGGGTGGGCTTCTGACACTTTCACTAAAGATCCTCCTAGTGAATTGAGAAATATGTCGCAGTTGCTTGATGCCATTATAAGACACGTTCCCCCTCCAGCAGCAAAACTTGATGAACCCTTTCAGATGCTGGTAGGTGTTAAAGCATCGCATGATTTTTGCACTTAGATTTTTCAGTTATCTTCTAGCCTTTgtagatataaattatattcttCCATAAAATTTACAACATATTTGATACTGCCTTTTAGGTTTCTATGATGGAGCGGGACTTTTATCTTGGACGAATATTGACTGGACGAATTGCTTGCGGTGTCATCCGAACTGGTGATAGAGTTCATGGACTCCGAGTCAAGGATTCTGGGGTTGAAAAAATTGAAGAGGGAAAGGTTTGTGATTTCTCATTTTTATACAACTCTTAAAAACGGTTAAAAGTCGGATTTTAGTGCTTGTTGGACGAAAATTTCTTGAGCTGAGTATGATTTTGATAacttgaatctgtttgttgtTTGGATGGGCACATGTAGGTTTTAAGACTAATGTAGGGTATCTTACCTTAGTTATATGTGtatttcttatttattattgttcTTCGAAGTGATTCTTTATATGAAAAGAGGTTCTACAGAGTTATTCTTCACATTCACAGTGATTGatatcaaacaaaattttgagaactatGTCAATCATGTTTTGTAGGTTGtgaaattaatgaaaaagaaaggtaCAACTGTCGTTCAAATTGATAGTGCTGGGGCTGGCGATATAGTGTCAATGGCTGGGCTGGCAAATCCTTCCATAGGCCATACTGTGGCTAATGTTGAAGTACGTTGTTTACATTCCCTTTATCTTAAGAGTTTATGTTGTGCTTCACTGATGTTTTCCTTTACTCTTGTATCTTCCAGGTTTTGGATGCTTTGCCTACTTTTGAATTGGACCCTCCTACTATTTCCATGACTTTTGGTGTTAATGATTCTCCACTAGCAGGTCGTGATGGTACACATGTGAGTTCTTTGTTGAAATTTGGTATTATCAGCCTTATAGTGATTTTACATCATCAGTGTTTTTTTTAGTACTACTGTATCCTTGTATTTAGTTTACTTGCAATTGCAATAGTGGGAGGGTGTATGTGTATCAGTATCACAGTTTGCCGGTATTTTATAGTCATATAGCCTATGTTTTCCTACCCCCCCTCCCCATCTTTGGTTGAAATGTCTGTTTGAATCTAAATATTGAACGGAATTAGAAATGATTTGCACTACTCATATACTACTATAACTTTATTTGTAGTTGACTGGTGGAAAAATTGGTGACCGATTAATGGCCGAAGCAGAAACAAATCTTGCCATAAATGTGCTTCCAGGCTTGTCAGAATCTTATGAGGTGCAGGGGCGAGGCGAACTTCAACTTGGTACCCTTCTTTGGAACCTTCCATTCAATGAAATTTCtaaggcttaaggcttaagCAAGCAGACACCACTTTTATTCTTATTATAGTTATTGATGAAAGTTCGGTTAGAAACTATGCTTGGTTTCTCTCAATAgctatattcatattaatattgtttttcttatgAAAGCttggcttaaaaaaaaaaaaaatcttattagtACGGTTATTGTTTTCTGGAAActcaaactttttaattttcttattgaGTTgcatgttattatttttatcaatattttaatccttCTGAAGCCATATGTGCTTATTTAATCAGGTATTCTGATTGAGAACATGAGACGTGAAGGATTTGAGTTATCTGTTTCACCGCCTAAAGTAATGTGAGTTTACTGATGCTTCTGCATGGAATTATCCATGTAAATCTCATCCCTTGCAATTGTCCCAcgtatttttatttgtttatgcaTTACATGAAACTTTCAAAGAAATGGAGAGTACGTAAAATAATTGAGTTGAACTACAATTTTGCATCAGGTATAAAACTGAGAATTCAACGAAGCTTGAGCCAATTGAAGAAGTCACCATAGAGGTAATGTAATTCATGTAATTGTTTCTATTATTTTCTGTTGCAAAATTCAAGCATTGTGATTTGATTCAGGTTAATGAAGAACATGTTGGTTTAGTTATGGAAGCCTTATCGCATAGGCGTGCTGAAGTTACTGAGATGGGTCCAGTCCCAGGAAACATTGGCAGAACTAGATTGTGTTTGACATGCCCATCCAGGTTAGAAGATTTCACGATTGTCCACTTTGGTTTTAACCTTCCCCGAGAATTTTGAATAGTGTTCCTAGCAATTGAATGTTTTAATTGATGATTTAATGGTAGGAAACATAAATACTTGTGAAATCAGCAATGCATTTTTAGACCAACATAATGTGCGGTGAATTGACACTGTCATCAACATAAGGATACCGTAGTCTGTAGATTCTTGAAAAAGTTTATTGAGGGGGATGCTGGCGATTTTAGAACCTTCAAATAAGATTGATATAATTTGGCTCAACACATGTTGCAAAAAAGAGAAGGGTTAACTGTCAACAAATGGGTGTTGCATTGGCTTTATTCATAGTGGTGTTATTATAATATGATGTATCTAAAAAATTTAACTGTATCCCTGGTTAGTACCtctatcttttaaaaaatttgaaaatatatttgtttcctttcaaaattttctttttgtgaaAAATGCATCCTGATGATGATGGTCTTTGCATTCCATCACACTGAACGACTTTCGTCATCTGGTCTTCCTCAGGGGCTTAGTTGGTTACAGAAGTGTGTTTAGCAGTGATACACGTGGAACTGGTTTTATGCATCGAGCATTCTTAAGTATGTATTTTGAACTTGAATTATTTATTCTTGTGTTATGGTTTTCTGCTGAGAATAACATTGTGATTTACTTGATTTTTCCCCCTAGTATTTCATTACGATCTCTGGTATCTGTTTTTGCACCTTTTCAATTTGACTTAGTGAGCAGGAGTTTAATGAGAGTTATCGACAGAGAATTCTTGGCATCCTAATGTTGCTAATGTTAGGATAATGATTCTTGAAAATCTTTATTCCGTAACATGTTGATACAATCTTTCGGGAaaggaactaaacgatgaacaacttctttattaaaTGATAAGAGTCAAATGATACTAATCGGTCGCTTACAAATgatgctcgatcgtttacccaacgctaaacgattgtttacaaTCTATTACATGATCGCTCAGtcttgctaaacgatcacttactaAATCCTCCGCGATCGctcacaaactcctacacgatcgcatatcAATtattgttacacgatcgtttaccagtttctatacgatcgtcta comes from the Benincasa hispida cultivar B227 chromosome 5, ASM972705v1, whole genome shotgun sequence genome and includes:
- the LOC120078558 gene encoding 50S ribosomal subunit assembly factor BipA, whose protein sequence is MAGPLLRHLCSSSRRSISSSSFSSYHPKSHIISPSSIFPNLLARAFSAATATSAAAVSPSSDLDPSRLRNVAVIAHVDHGKTTLMDRLLRQCGADIPHERAMDSINLERERGITIASKVTSVSWKENELNMVDTPGHADFGGEVERVVGMVEGAILVVDAGEGPLAQTKFVLAKALKYGLRPILLLNKVDRPSVSEERCDEVESLVFDLFANLGATEEQLDFPVLYASAKEGWASDTFTKDPPSELRNMSQLLDAIIRHVPPPAAKLDEPFQMLVSMMERDFYLGRILTGRIACGVIRTGDRVHGLRVKDSGVEKIEEGKVVKLMKKKGTTVVQIDSAGAGDIVSMAGLANPSIGHTVANVEVLDALPTFELDPPTISMTFGVNDSPLAGRDGTHLTGGKIGDRLMAEAETNLAINVLPGLSESYEVQGRGELQLGILIENMRREGFELSVSPPKVMYKTENSTKLEPIEEVTIEVNEEHVGLVMEALSHRRAEVTEMGPVPGNIGRTRLCLTCPSRGLVGYRSVFSSDTRGTGFMHRAFLNYEKHRGPLGNVRKGVLISMGYGTITSHALMSLEARGTLFVNPGMETYDGMIIGEHSRDSDLDVNPVRTKELTNVRAACKDENVKLSPPRLMTLEEAIGYVASDELIEVTPKAIRLRKKYLDVNKRKAMSKKPKE